Within Catharus ustulatus isolate bCatUst1 chromosome 5, bCatUst1.pri.v2, whole genome shotgun sequence, the genomic segment TCCCCTCCTTTGGAGAGAGTGTGTATTTGCACAGAAATAGGCACAGAACTTTACAAGCTCTGTCAGATAGCTTAAGGTTTTCCTTCATGTCAGAGCTAAGAATGAAGTGTGGGGTGATAAGAGGATGTTGATAGTGCCAGACAGATCACCTCACATAATCATAGTGGCAGATTTTACCAGTCAGTAACTTCTTGCAAAATCTGTGTACTTTGAAGCCTTTATGCAGTCAtctgtttctgttcttttgaaTGTGCAGAACATTGTAAGTGGTTAGTTACAGCAGTTAGTGGCTGAGGCACTGCCCCTGCAGGCTGGGAACGTGCCACTGTCATGCTTCATGTTCggaacatttcattttctcctggAAGAACCGCTACTGAGAATTTACATTCGGCCGttaatttccatggaaataaaTGATGGTTCACTCCGCATTTGCTGGAGGAAGTCCCAAGTTCTTCTGATGACTAAAAAAGAAGTTTCAAACCCTGCATTTCATATGTGTGGGTGTGCTTTTTACAGCTTTATATTTCTCATTTGTGCTACAGAGACAAACTTCATTGATCTCATTTCTCTGTACCAGAAATAAATGTCAGAGCAAGAAGCTGCTTAAATGTTTCCCAcctttttgctgttcttttgcATCAGCTTCTGTGGTGAAGTATTTGATGCTGCAAGAGCCATTGATTACAGGCTTGACATGTCTACTGCATAATTCCAGAATTTGTCTCTGTTGTTTTATAGCTAGTGATGTACTAGAAAGCTTCAGTTTGTACTTTCAACAAACACATGCTTGGCTCTGTCAAAATTCATCTTTAAACAAGGGAGAAAATACTTCCTGTGTTTTTGAAGTGCCATTTTTGGCTCCTGTGGTGAAGGCACTGGCAAAGTAGAGCAACACAGCCTTTGACCTTGCTTTCTTCGAGATGGTTTCTCTGCTACAAAAGTATCCTGGAGGTTAATGGGCTCAAGACCATCTTGTCTTctgatttttaccttttcccGTACTCAGTAGCTGTTCACTAAAATATTTGAGTTTGCAGGTAAAACAGGTAGGCATGATAAATCAGGCAGTACAGGTAATGTTAAGTTTTCAAACTGTACTTGATGTCACCtagttttactttttctttacaggatttaaaaaaaaagtaggggTATTGGGAGGAGGTTTTTTTATATCTGTGATTAGACTGAAGATGTTAAGTGAGTGGGAATACTTCATTGTAAATTCTGTAGATTTTTGATACAGTAATGTCACAAATAAGCTTTTGGTGGCAtacttaaaatagaaaaatcaatGTCTATATAGGTGATAATACATTACTGTGACCTGATGAGACTAGAGAATTTTTCTCCTACTTCTTTGAACCGTTATTTGAGCTTCCAGTAATAGGATATAATGATAGGGAAGCCATTGGTAACACATCTCTGAAAAGCTTAACTTTGCATTTGTACAGTTACATAGAATCTGCCATCAGGAAGGATGCAGAGTCCTTTCCCAAACAGTGCTTTACACTTAGAAATAACTTCAAGTACAAAAACATTTGCACTGAGGTGCTGCAGAACATCTAGGAATTGAAAGCAAGGATATTGTAGCAAATGTGGTTGTGGAGAGAAGTAGTTAAGTGTCCTAATCTGTGTTTCATGGGGACACCAGTGTTGCAAAATTTTTGCAATTGAGTGAATTTCTTCATCTTCCCATCTTTATGttatgtgtttctgtgtttggtATAATAAATACTTGCCAGTGTGACTCTTGTAGCAgttattaattaattcaaaggtgtatatatatatttctggAGGTATCTTATAGCAGTGCATTTCAGCTAGACCTGCTCTTTAGTGTACAGATGCATCTAATTTTTGTTGTGTTAGTTTTATCTTATGTACATTATGCAGTGTTGTTGGAAGCTGTCAACACCATCAATTCTTTTGCCTAAGTAAGtaagttgtttgtttttttaaaaacttctttcatTGCTTCCTTATGTGCTACTTCTTATCCCAAAATTGTTGCAAAGTGTTTGACAAATGAGAAGAgtgtttttattcaaaataatgcTCAACCGTAACATTTGCTTTGAACAACTTTGTGTATGTTTGTTCATTTCTCACAGATCAGGGAAACTGGTGAAAGACCCAGTAATGAGGAGATCTTAAGGTTCTCTAAACTGTTTGAAGATGAGTTGACGCTGGACAATCTGACCAGGCCTCAGCTGGTGGCACTTTGTAAATTGTTGGAACTTCAGTCAATTGGGACAAATAACTTTCTCCGCTTCCAGCTGACAATGAGGTTGAGGAGCATAAAGGCAGATGACAAGGTGAGTCATTCTGAACAGGCACTGGGTAATAAATTTGACACATAACAGCAATGAGTGTGTGTGGATATATGTAGGTTTGTTTTTCTaggcattttccttctctcttttaatTGTCTTGTTTTTGAGAACTATGAACAAAAAGGCTTGAAGAGCTTAAAATCAGAAGTGTCTCCTTATTTGTTAAGAAAAACCTGACCTTTTTTAATCTACCAttaattgaaatgaaaataattatatcaCAAAGATAAACATCTCTATGAAACTATAATTTGTAAGGGAGCTGATAGAAATACCAGCTTAGAGGTTGGCTGtccatgctggagctgtgggagcagctgaggctgttCAGTGTTACCGCAGCAGCCTCTAGTGGCTGTTGTAACACttggctgtgcagtgctggtggTGCCTCTGTTTTGAGCTCTAACATGGTCAAATTTCCTTTCCATTGTGCAGATGATTGCTGAAGAGGGAGTTGATACCCTGACTGTTAAAGAACTGCAGGCAGCTTGTCGTGCCCGAGGGATGAGAGCTCTTGGTGTGACAGAGGAGCGTCTCAAGGAGCAGCTTAAACAGGTAGAGTTTTGCAAGGCTGAACACACAGACCTAATTCCAGTTGTTAGCTCTGACTCTGAGAAGCCTCTTTGATTCTCTTCTCAGTAAAGGCTTTGTTAAAACAGTCTTCTTAATAAACTTTTATCACATGTAGTTTTTAAGTATGTAGTAGCTGTGGGTTGCTGCCTTTTGACCGTGATGTTTTGATGATGCAGATAGATACTTAAATTTAAACATATCTGAAATATACTTGTAATTTTGAAAGTTTGTCTTGTCAGTTATTATCTTGCTCTAAGGAAGTTTTCACAAAGTTTTCACCAGTTATCTCTTGATGTTGCCTGATTTAGAGGGAGGTCTATTAGAACATGTCTAGAGGAGGCCACTAAGTTGATTacagggggctggagcacctctgttATGAGCATGGGCTGAGAGAGTTTGggttgttcagcttggagaagagagaGCTCCAGGGCCACCTTACAGCACCTTCACTACCTAAAGGGGCCTTAcaggaaggctggagagggacttctcacaagggcatgtagtgataggacaagggggaatggccttaagctgaaggagggcaggtttagattagatattaggaacaaattcttttctgtgagggtggtgagacactggcacaggttgcccagagatgtggactccccatccctggagatgttgAAGGCTGGGTTATATGAAGCTCTAAGTAACAGTttagaggaaggtgtccctacctgtggcaggggattggaactagGTGGATGATCTTTAACCCAACCCAAATGGTTTTGTGATTTTAAGATGCATGTGATACAAACTGCTTGTTCAAATATTCATTCAGTGCTTCTTGAAATACTTCTTCAAACAAAATACATCTTCCTCTATTTCATTGCAATGGCTGTAATTCTTAGCTGTTATAGTCTGTAGTTCCTGTACTAGGATATTGACTGATAAGTAGTGGTGAAAAAAGGTAATtacttttgcttgctttttatctgtaaaaagaataaaaacatccTCAAATTGAATACTTGTTTTTTTATTGCACTTACAGTGGTTAGATCTGCACCTGAACCAGGAAATTCCTACTTCATTGCTTATTTTATCCAGAGCCATGTATCTTCCAGATACCCTTTCTCCAGCTGACCAGCTCAAAACAACCCTTCAGACACTACCAGACAGTGCTGTAAGTATTGATGGACATAGTGTGTAACTTTCAGTGTCATGACTGAAAATCCATCCAGACAAGTAGATGTTCTTCTCAGTTCCTCGCTTTTCCTTGAAAAACTAAAATCATAGATAGGTTTATTTGAGTGACCTTCAAATGCAGAAGCTGTGTTGTATGTGGAGGGGTATGAGGATAAAGCAAACACAGGACAATATTGGATTACATGACAGTAATAGCATAAGAAGATTTAGAGTACACCTTTCACTTACAAACAAGCAAGGAATGCTTCATGCCATATAAAGACTTAGTACTTGAAAATACATGATGTTGTGTAGGGAGATAAATCATCAGAGTAGATTGTAGCATCCCTGTACTACTTCATCAGGATATCTAAATTTACATTATGCAGCCATACctgtatttatatatacacacatgtcTTTTTTGActacttttgttatttttaggcCAAAGAGGCTCAAGTGAAAGTGGCAGAAGTTGAAGGTGAAAAAATAGATAACAAAGTGCGGCTGGAAGCAACACTTCAGGAAGAGGAAGccatcagaaaagaaaatgaggaaaagaaaatgtctgaAGCTGCAGAGAAAGCCAAAGAAACCCTTGAAGCTGCAGCCATGGTAAGTTCTGCTCACAGTTCTTGAGGAGTAAAATGTCAAGTGATGTGAAAACTAGCATGTTACTGGTTATTGCCTCTGCTCTGGGTATTGTCTGCAAGAAACTGGACTTTAAATCCATGTATAGAAGatgtgagaaaatatttaaagtgaCTGCAATGCAAAAGTTTACTATAAAATGTTGGTTCAGTCGTACTTATCTTTGATTTCTCTTCCTCAATTAAAGCAGTAAGAGAAGAGTTCTTTTTCTGTAGTAAAGGTAGTGGTTTTGTGcgagtttttttttaattttctgcaccccatattttaaatgttcttaTCTTTGGCTCCTTCTATTTGTCATAAACCTGATAATGTTGTTGTATATATATGATTATAAAAGCTGTTGGCCTGCTTTATTAGTGAATTAAGCCTTAGGAGCTCACAAAAGTTCTTTACATACAAGTGGGCATGTTAATGTGAAACCACTcaatattttgcagttttttaaCTTCTcataaaaatgtgtgtttctACTTTGGCAACTATTTCTATTTTGACAAGTCATTCTTTACTGACGTAAATAGAGctaatgttttggggtttttttaaaatgaaacctAATGAGgtgttttaaatttagaaagCGATGGAACCAGCAACAGATCTTGAAGCAACTGTTCTGCAAGCTAAAAAAAGCCAGGTGGCGATGGATACCGAGCCAGAACTGGCACGGGCAGGTGCAGCAGTGCACCCAGAGGTGCTGATAGACACAGCACCAGTGCTGGAAGGCATTAAGGTAATCTGGATAACCACACGTTTTTATACTTTTGAATGTGAAGATTCATAGCATTCATGTGAGAACCATGATAAATTGCTTGTCTGCCCTTCACTTTTAACCTTCTCACCACATTTTGtcagttaaaaataattgcttagTGAATTAAAAAATTCACCAATGCAGAAGGCTGAAGTCAGCACAAAACACCTCAGAGCATCTCTTTCATCTGTCTGCATTATTGAAATTAATACACCTGTTTTGGGGGCACTTGCACTATCTGTAGATGGAATGGGCCTGTGCATGTTTTATTCTCAGCTTTTCAAGAGAAAAGTGTACTTCATAAACCATGGATGTCCATCCTCATTCTCACAGAGCTTATTGAAGATAACTTTTCTACAGCTCAACTTTCCAAACTTTACAATTTTTTGGTGTCATTTGTCTTTTCCCGTACATGGTGAATTGTTTATCAGTTGTTTTAGTTGCTTAACCCAGGAATGAATGAAGTGAAACATTCTAAAATAAGACAATTAGGTATGGAATTTTGAATAGCCAAAACTCATACACTCAATCACATTAGCTAAACTTATTACTGGTACACTTCAAAAAATTATATACCATAGCAAATTAACTGCCTtaccatttaaaaatctttgcGTTAGCCTCAAAATGATTccaaacatggaaaaagaatctcaagtttctcttttcttctaaaAGACTGAAAATCTTGGAGGAAGATCACAAATGTGCCTTTActaatttgtgtttgttttctgtacaGGGTGAGGAAATCACCAAGGAGGAGATTGATGTGCTGAGTGATGCTTGCACCAAActgcaggaacagaaaaaatcactaacaaaggaaaaggaggagctTGAGGAATTGAAGGATGATATCCAGGAGTATAACGAGGTGAAGAGTAGGGCGTGGAAGTTCTTTTACTGTTCATGTTTAGTTTTTGCAGAAATGATCCACAAATctaaagattttctttcttggttGTCTGAGTGAATGAATTTTTATGTGACAATGCAGAGCCTCATTTGTGTAACGTGTTCAAAGCCTGATTGTTGTCAGTGGAGTAGTTCCCAGCAGATGAgaatcctgctcctgctcttgtTCCCAGAGTGACTGGGGTAACAGGAGCTGAGTGACTGCTGCATGCTGCAGTTCTTTCTTAGCAAGTGTAGATGTCTGTATTACAGAAACTTCCAAGATAAGTGAAATGAACCCTATCCAATCTTAGGAAAGGTGTGGAAAATAACATTAAAGGGGTGCATGAAAAAGGCAGCAGTGTTAGAATTTATTGTTCTAATTCCATCTGCCTTAGTGTGTCTCTACAGTTGAATTTCATCTACAAATGGCTCCTGTCTTGAAATGCTGGTTGAAGTCAGTAGTGTCTGTTGCAAATGTCTGCTGTGAATTCACACcaacaaaagcttttcttgcTCTTGACCATTTCTTTCAGGATTTGCAAGAGATAAAGGAGCTTTCTAAAACGGGTGAGGAAGAGGCAGTGGAAGAGTCAAAGGCAAGCAAGCGACTGACAAAGAGAGTGAACAGAATGATTGGTCAGATAGACAAAATTATTGTGGAATTAGAAACAAGTCAAAAGACAGCAGATGAAAAGCTGGAGGGTGAGGAAACTACTCCTGATGGGTAAGTGACCTGGGAGCACTGGATATGTCTGGCTGTTCACCTTCACTTTTGCTTTTGTCTGATGTGTGGTTAGAAAAAGATTGGTGAATAACTTGTTGTTTAGAATATTCAgataattgattttaaaaaataaaatgaacaaatttGCAGATTTTCTCTCTTCTAAGGCTAAATATGGTagaactgatgaaaaaaaaggatgtaTAATTCCCCAGGTCCTGAGGTTGCTCTGAAGTCAGTGTTGATTAGAATCTTAGCATCTTGCCCATGCTTCTGGCACTAACAGGGTTACAGATTAAATCATCCCCTTAGTCATGCCCCTCACACAGTCATTTTGCTTTGTGCCATTGACTGAAAAGGTGCACAACAATGTGTGAGCATGTCCatatctgttttggttttttgtttagtaATAAGGGTGTTAGCAAGGAAGAAAATTGCAAGGGTCTATGGTGTCTGGAGACAAGTGAGGAAATGTGTCTAATGGAAGTGAGGAGGTCATTTTACacactttttttccaaaaagatttacttcatttcaattttttaacacacagatttttaatgaaagatCTTTCCTGGTAGTTTCATTACAAAATTCATTTGTCAATACTTATCCAGGTCTTACTATTGTTGGACAGTCTTTCAGGCAATCCTATGTTGAATGATCATATACTGCTTGTTACACACACTGAAATACCTGGAAACTGTGACACAGACTGTCATGGTTTGTGATCATGAATGCTGTATTAATCTGGTTTATGCTTGCACCATTTTGTGTTGTTCATTAAGAGAGTATCCCAGCTCCCAAAGAGCATAACTAAACAGAAATAgggattttgcttttgttgcttctgagctctgtgttttccagtCCCCAGGGCAAACGGTCATTTGTTACAGATTTGTGTAATGGCATTAAGGCAGCCATATGAATGGTGCCACAGAGAAGTTCTTGATCAAAACCATCTGAATTTGTAAACTAACAATACAATGCAGAATCTGCTTGTGCTGAATGTAATTATACTTTGTAATGGATGGTTTTCTGGATAATTTTGTAGGTGTTTGTGGATGATTGAAAATTGTTAGTTTAAATATTGCTGAGTTGTCAAAGGCTTTTCTTTTAACAACCTTCAGGATGGTGCAGTCATTATCAAGCCATGTCCAGGACATTTAGTGGCTGCTTGAGAAATGCTCCTTGCATAAAAGTCTGTCTTTGCCCAGAAGAGCTGGGTCCACACTGATACAACCCTTCAGTTTAGTATTTATTGCCTTCGCTGTCTCTGCATTTCAGCTGGATCTGGCTGGAAGATGTTTCTTCAAGCTAGCAAAATACATAGGCAAGCAAGGGCTTTAGGTTGTGGCAGATGATTTGAATGTCATGAGATCAGTGAGCAGAGAGTTACATCTGAAACCTGCTGGTCCTTCCTTCCTCACTGTCTGGTCCTTGATAGGAGCAAGTGAAGCTGATTTAACAAAACAACTCAATTGTTCAAATGATTGGTtctcagcttttgttttcctgtgacTCATTGATTTTCTGTCAGCCAACCTCTGTACATAAAAGGATACCAGAAACATGGCACTGTATCTTTGGTAAATAGGGAGTGAGGGGACAAAGGACATTAGATACACAAACTGGGAAGCacaaaaagttttatttcaaatgctTCTGGGTACTTTTGTTTGCTCAGTAAAGCGTGGAAACTAAGAGCATGAGATTCAATGGCAAGATAAAAATCTGCTTGTTGATCAGTAActcctttttgcctttttgcatTCTGTTCAGgattataaataattaattaataattttacaaGCATCCTGCAGTGTAGTAGCTTCCAGTACTGCCTTTTGTCAGCCTTATTCCTTTGGAGTAACTGTTTGTCATGTAGATTTTGTGCTTTCTCTTTAGGAAGAATCTCATCAGCATTGCTGAGCTAATTAATGCAATGAAACAAATCCAGAAGATTCCAGAGGAGAAGTTAACAAGGATTGCAGAGGCACTAGATGAAAACAAGGATGGCCAAATTGATATAGATAATGTTGTTAAGGTAAGTTTGTGGACTTAAAGAAAATAAGGCTAACCATCCTTCAAACATTGGACCTGTTTGGGCATAAATTCATAGTGTAGTCTTTTGCAAGAGTCTTTACTTAATGCCAGTGAGGTTTTTGATATGTATTGTAAATAGATCTTATATAACAGCATCTTGAGAATCTATATGGCTGTATGGTTAACCGTAATCTGTATTGTGttttggaggggggaaaatCCATGTCCATTGCCACGTTACCTTTAAAGCTGTAGGTTTTTCTGTATGTCAAGTTCTGTAAAATATGGTAATTTTGTTATTGCTTACAAATGGGAATAGAACTACCACTGTTAGTGAAAGTCTTGACATAACATCCATAGATATTTCACACCAATACAAAACAGTAACTTCTCTTGCCTACTTGTGTACTTTAAATGTTTAATTCAGATCTGTATTTCCTGAGCTTGATAGACAACAGACCCCCAGCTGTCCTTTAAGTCCACTGTAAATGATTTGTGTTTGTTGCCTGATTGTCCTGTTCTCTCATTCTGCTGAACATTCTCAGGTTTTATTTGCCTTTCACcttcattttcttgtttgtttttaacttgGTAAATTTAGATTTGTCCTGAAATTTACTTCCCGCAAGTCATTCTGCTGCTTGGTACAGAAATAGCATTTAAACTATGGCCAGCTAGAAAATACAGTATCAGCCTtttgaaacatatttttcctttctactgCCCCAGTGGTGATTATCTTCCCTGTTGCTCTAAACAACCGTTGCATATTTAGCAACACAGATAAAATGTACTTGTAAATTCTGCATATATTGCAGAATAATTCTGGGAACTTGAGGAGATATGCCAAGAATACATTTGTACAAAAAGCTATTTAAAGGAATTTGGAATCATTTactagattatttttttttatttgctttctgaagACCCACCCCCTCTACTTCTAAGTTTTTCTAAATTTGTGCCTGTCTAGTACAGTAAGTcttgttaaataaaattaaaataaaactaaacctATAAATTACTGTCTTAGATACTTTTTCAACAGGTACTGAATCTCAACTTTCCAttaaaacagataaataaatctgttttactaatactttaaaatgtctttgtgtGTTGCACACACAAAGGTGAAAAGTTCTAAGTCTTCTAGTTTATATTTGAGCCTTTTTTCAGTACTCTGGATGTGTTTGAGATATTGGTTGTGTTTTGAGTTTGTCttccatgtaaaaaaaattgctttttttcttgaacTGAAAACTTATTGTCTTCTGAAAACTGTTGTCTTAACAAAATTTATTATAGGAAAATGTCTCCATTATGTAAAAAAACTAAATGCACTCtcaatttcattttatgttcATGTAGGTTGTAGAATTGATTGACAAAGAAGATATCGATATTGGCACCAGCCAGGTTGCTGAGATTATGTCActgcttcaaaaagaagaaaaactggaggaaaaagagaaagcaaaggaaaagcatgATAAGGAAGCTGCAGAAGCAAAGAATTAAGCTTCAGAATCTGAAGCTAATTGCAGTTGTAACCAAAATATTGTATATCTCTCTGTGTCTAATGGCTACATATTACTTGAGCTTTGTGATTATGGGAAGTGTTTTGAGCTGATTCTGGTAATAAATTGTAGATATGTTTTCTGACATATGGAATGAAATTTCCGTTCATCAGAGAAGTGATTTAGTGTCGTTCCATACTGATGAAAACAGAATATGCTTCTTTAGCAGTGCTCCTGCCCACAAAAAGATGTATTTGCACTCATTGTTGTGGTACAGTGATCCATTCAACTTGGAAGTTTGCTGTATAAATTAAGTGTATCTATCATGGAGAAATGTTTCCCATTTACTTTCTTCCATTGTTACATGGGGCCCAACCTTGCTCTGCTTCTACCCTTTAGCTTTTTCAGAATTTAATACAAGCTTTCTGTTCCATCACAATATTACACATTTTCTAATCTGCTAGTGAAGATTCTGTGGCTTCAGAAGTAGCTCTATagatttagggatttttaagCTAAATATCACTAAGCTGTTGCCTCACTGACAGAGAATGTGGCATTCTGATCACTTTTATGAAttcatgatttttattttctgttgaagggaaaaatcagatttatttttccctagaGTGGAAACTTGGCATGAAGTTTGCTACTTATGGGTGCCTTAAATTTCATAGGACTAGAGAGTAGAGTATGTTGCTTCTACTCAAAGCTCCATGAATTATTAAAGCATTGGAATCACAGGAGCCTTTAAAATAGTTTCAGAACACAATCTGTCACATGGTAAAGTGAGTTAAAGTGTTTGTACACTGATAGCAGGATGAAAGTAATCAAAAGGGGAAAATGTCAGTTGTGATCTTtatgcatatatttttaataatgtagCTATctttgtgcttgtttttcatCTGATAATTATTTACACCATAACTAGTTCTCTTACCTCTCAATTTTCATCTCAGGTATAAAGTCATTAACCAAGTATAGTCAGAGTACATATATATGTTCATCTCATGGCTTTGTGCAGTCAGCAAGTCATTTCTGATATTGCCAGTGCTTGGATTACATTATTGTTTTTCTAATTGCTTATAGTCACTGCCTTTAAATGTGTGACTACATACTGGTCAAGGTTTTCTCATTTATACTTCTTCTTAGTGGTAaattttaaggttttaaaactaaaatactaACTCTGGGATGTTCCATAATTCATGGTAGCCTAAATTTTACACTTTTCTTAAAATCTGTTATGAAATACATGTAGCGAGGCTTGAACCAGCAGGgttgtggtttggggttttattctgtttttattttgcaccCAGTATTATAAAATGTACAACCAGTCTTGATTTTGTGTACATAATAGAGAGCACATCTGACAAGGGCACTGTACATGGTGATATTGAGGTGGGCAAGTTAGTACTTAAGGCTTTTATCATAGTAGCAtatttttgtagaaaatatCAACTCCCAAGCATATTTCAGCATAATTCCATGTGCAGTATTTATCTAGATTGGCTAAATTATTTGTACAAACTTATTTGAAGTTAGTGGAACAA encodes:
- the LETM1 gene encoding mitochondrial proton/calcium exchanger protein, yielding MASMLLQSCGRRACRLPRALRRPPQPGNLGDRACLSCTSLRLANKMTVHFKYCTSVPPVYAYSKKTHYCCWTKGSEQIHFTLRSSSGSWTPLATVGVSGPQYLPVRWWHSSRPLQDDSIVEKSLKSLKDKNKKLEEGGPVYSPTEVEVVKKSLGQRIVDELKHYYHGFRLLWIDTKIAARMLWRILHGNTLSRRERRQFLRICADLFRLVPFLVFLVVPFMEFLLPVALKLFPNMLPSTFETKSKKEERLKKELRVKLELAKFLQDTIEEMALKNKAAKGNVTKDFSTFFQKIRETGERPSNEEILRFSKLFEDELTLDNLTRPQLVALCKLLELQSIGTNNFLRFQLTMRLRSIKADDKMIAEEGVDTLTVKELQAACRARGMRALGVTEERLKEQLKQWLDLHLNQEIPTSLLILSRAMYLPDTLSPADQLKTTLQTLPDSAAKEAQVKVAEVEGEKIDNKVRLEATLQEEEAIRKENEEKKMSEAAEKAKETLEAAAMKAMEPATDLEATVLQAKKSQVAMDTEPELARAGAAVHPEVLIDTAPVLEGIKGEEITKEEIDVLSDACTKLQEQKKSLTKEKEELEELKDDIQEYNEDLQEIKELSKTGEEEAVEESKASKRLTKRVNRMIGQIDKIIVELETSQKTADEKLEGEETTPDGKNLISIAELINAMKQIQKIPEEKLTRIAEALDENKDGQIDIDNVVKVVELIDKEDIDIGTSQVAEIMSLLQKEEKLEEKEKAKEKHDKEAAEAKN